In Mycoplasmopsis fermentans PG18, one genomic interval encodes:
- a CDS encoding MAG1430 family protein, translating into MNRKLSLTLGTLATGVVAVGIGTAIYALVKTNKDNKSIERQLSSFTFSLAKPKDKLYQTNIANHLASEFTYSNYYYFETYNSNKEPTLKNTKEYEKNYWRTQLEGNIEKGWLKNDDLSPQGALRNQLFSLRNNRFDRIDKFYKDYNIFYHSYANDFTGTLYLTVSLEDKANEKDKDKKTRNISDRIKNWTSKTFVLNGFKKVTEKDVVETNTKLISNPKSWKMDIRDKIRQTFYKKEKSSLDELLAALPQKDLSSDLNKNKEEILKNNSTIESWFDIGRTLDKKSNNPEYKLDTKRGMWFTKASEKSLNLHFYAYKIVPEAEMPKDKNDKTSLIKSRMIDIKNPIVQEIDINYFELEKVLKNHVEISILGNYEIKNIDFKTPSTSLEWINNSTDEFGEYKNASKGYYKRIQLKFKDDFKNSHLYQLFYCTKQTEDYDKDKTKYKNEGLVSFDPAKGEATFAIGIRVKNSNNNYKSSSIPEYIGHITLGGFKKS; encoded by the coding sequence ATGAATCGTAAATTATCATTAACATTAGGAACATTAGCAACAGGTGTTGTTGCAGTTGGAATTGGTACGGCTATTTATGCTTTAGTTAAAACTAATAAAGACAATAAAAGTATTGAAAGACAGCTAAGCTCTTTTACTTTTTCTCTTGCAAAACCTAAAGACAAATTATACCAAACTAATATTGCAAATCACTTAGCAAGTGAATTTACTTACTCAAATTATTACTATTTTGAAACATACAATAGCAACAAAGAACCAACTTTGAAAAACACAAAAGAATATGAAAAAAATTATTGAAGAACTCAACTTGAAGGAAATATTGAAAAAGGTTGATTAAAAAATGATGATCTTTCTCCTCAAGGGGCATTGAGAAATCAATTATTTTCATTAAGAAATAATCGTTTTGATAGAATTGACAAATTTTATAAAGATTACAATATTTTCTACCATTCATATGCAAATGATTTTACAGGTACACTCTATTTGACTGTTTCATTAGAAGATAAAGCTAATGAAAAAGATAAAGATAAAAAAACAAGAAACATTAGTGATAGAATAAAAAACTGAACATCAAAAACTTTTGTTTTAAATGGATTTAAAAAAGTTACTGAAAAAGACGTCGTTGAAACGAACACAAAATTAATTAGTAATCCTAAATCTTGAAAAATGGATATTAGAGATAAAATAAGACAAACTTTTTACAAGAAAGAAAAGAGTAGTCTTGATGAATTACTTGCTGCATTACCACAAAAAGATCTTTCAAGTGATTTAAACAAAAATAAAGAAGAAATTTTAAAAAATAATTCAACAATTGAAAGTTGATTTGACATTGGAAGAACTTTAGATAAAAAAAGCAATAACCCCGAATATAAATTAGACACAAAGCGTGGAATGTGATTTACAAAAGCTTCTGAAAAATCATTAAATTTACACTTTTATGCCTATAAAATAGTGCCGGAAGCGGAAATGCCTAAGGACAAAAATGATAAAACATCTTTAATAAAATCAAGAATGATTGACATAAAAAATCCTATTGTTCAAGAAATAGATATTAATTATTTTGAACTTGAAAAAGTATTGAAAAATCATGTTGAAATATCTATTTTAGGTAACTATGAAATTAAAAATATTGACTTTAAAACACCTTCAACTTCACTTGAATGAATAAATAATTCAACAGATGAATTCGGTGAATACAAAAATGCAAGTAAAGGTTACTACAAAAGAATTCAATTGAAATTTAAAGATGATTTTAAAAATAGTCACCTTTACCAATTATTCTATTGTACAAAACAAACAGAAGATTATGATAAAGACAAAACAAAATATAAAAATGAAGGTTTAGTTTCATTTGATCCAGCAAAAGGCGAAGCTACCTTTGCAATTGGTATTAGAGTTAAAAATTCAAATAATAATTATAAGTCTTCTTCAATTCCTGAATATATTGGACATATAACTTTAGGTGGTTTTAAAAAATCATAA
- the yihA gene encoding ribosome biogenesis GTP-binding protein YihA/YsxC, with product MWKFITSAIDKKQWLDCKNSFQVCFWGRSNVGKSSLLNAITNQNISFVSKHPGRTQLINYFADNNDKYIVDLPGYGYAEISKEKVIKMNLAVKDFLKNEPSPKHIFLLIDSRTRFTKNDLETLTFLNSLNWNYDIVYTKIDKLNQKEKSALIKKHNELNSKIFKKSAQVFLVSSQKNINLDDIVQHIEKLLYNE from the coding sequence ATGTGAAAATTTATAACTTCAGCAATAGATAAAAAACAATGACTTGATTGCAAAAACAGCTTTCAAGTTTGTTTTTGAGGTCGCTCAAATGTTGGCAAAAGTTCACTTTTAAATGCTATAACAAATCAAAATATTTCATTTGTATCAAAGCACCCTGGCAGAACACAATTAATTAATTATTTTGCAGATAACAATGATAAATATATAGTTGACTTACCTGGTTATGGTTATGCTGAAATATCTAAAGAAAAAGTCATTAAAATGAATCTTGCGGTTAAAGATTTTTTAAAAAATGAACCTTCTCCAAAACATATCTTTTTGCTTATAGATAGTCGAACAAGATTTACTAAAAATGATTTAGAAACCTTGACATTTTTAAATTCATTAAACTGAAATTATGACATAGTTTATACAAAAATTGATAAATTAAATCAAAAAGAAAAATCGGCTTTAATTAAAAAACATAATGAATTAAATTCAAAAATTTTTAAAAAATCAGCTCAAGTGTTCTTGGTATCAAGCCAAAAAAATATTAACCTTGATGATATAGTTCAACACATAGAAAAATTACTTTATAATGAGTAA
- the coaD gene encoding pantetheine-phosphate adenylyltransferase gives MIKKAIFPGSFDPIHKGHISVIEKALKLFDELIVIVSINPDKNNLGNLEERYQSVKKTLKDYKTVTVVKNENDLIAQIAKEKNVKFLVRSARNNLDYDYELVLAAANHHLNSELETILIVPDYENIDYSSTLLRHKQKLGKK, from the coding sequence ATGATTAAAAAAGCAATTTTTCCAGGATCTTTTGATCCTATACACAAAGGTCATATATCAGTAATTGAAAAAGCACTAAAGCTTTTTGATGAGCTTATAGTAATAGTTTCAATTAACCCTGATAAAAACAATTTAGGTAATTTAGAAGAAAGATATCAATCAGTCAAAAAAACCTTAAAAGACTATAAAACAGTCACTGTGGTAAAAAATGAAAATGATTTGATAGCTCAAATTGCTAAAGAAAAAAATGTAAAGTTCCTAGTTAGATCAGCCAGAAATAATTTAGATTATGACTATGAGCTAGTACTAGCAGCTGCTAATCATCACTTAAATTCTGAGCTTGAAACTATACTTATAGTACCAGACTATGAAAACATAGACTATTCTTCAACTCTTTTAAGACATAAACAAAAATTAGGTAAAAAATAA
- a CDS encoding acetate/propionate family kinase — MSKQKVLVINAGSSSIKLSLFDKASLEIIASGIAERITLLEGKITIKYNGQKFNRDVTMPNHTVAVENILELMSQIGLIDNPKEIELIGFRVVHGGPYFTTTVKLNTKEIDLIEKAKIYAPLHNPGAVQAMKAFKKVMPHAKMSVDFDTAFHTTIPDVNAIYPIPYQWTEDLKIRRYGAHGISHEFITLKIQELVKKEKVNLVNLHIGNGASLCAIKDRKSFDTSMGLTPLAGIMMGSRSGDIDPSIHEFINEQLGLDIHQITEALNKKSGLLGVSGVSSDMRDVCKAADEGNKRAIFTLELYAQKIADFTANYANKIGNKLDAIVFTAGVGENTPSMRQMVVDKLHFAKIKLDDKKNNSKIEDYALISTKDSEIKVYVIRTNEELLIAKHAINLYK, encoded by the coding sequence ATGAGTAAGCAAAAAGTATTAGTTATTAATGCAGGAAGTAGTTCAATAAAGTTATCACTTTTTGATAAAGCTTCTTTAGAAATTATTGCAAGTGGTATTGCAGAGAGGATTACCTTATTAGAAGGTAAAATAACAATCAAATATAACGGTCAAAAATTTAACCGTGATGTAACAATGCCTAACCACACTGTGGCTGTTGAAAACATTTTAGAATTAATGTCACAAATTGGTTTAATTGACAATCCAAAAGAAATCGAATTAATTGGCTTTAGAGTTGTTCATGGTGGACCTTACTTTACAACAACAGTTAAATTGAATACTAAAGAAATTGATTTAATTGAAAAAGCTAAAATTTATGCACCACTTCACAATCCAGGTGCAGTTCAAGCCATGAAAGCATTTAAAAAAGTTATGCCACATGCCAAAATGAGTGTTGACTTTGATACAGCATTCCACACAACAATTCCAGATGTCAATGCAATTTATCCAATTCCATATCAATGAACAGAAGATTTAAAAATTCGTCGTTATGGAGCTCATGGAATTAGTCATGAATTTATTACACTCAAAATCCAAGAATTAGTTAAAAAAGAAAAAGTTAATTTAGTTAACTTACATATTGGAAATGGTGCTTCATTATGTGCTATTAAAGATAGAAAATCATTTGACACTTCAATGGGACTTACACCTTTAGCAGGAATTATGATGGGATCGCGTTCAGGCGATATTGATCCTTCAATTCATGAATTTATTAATGAACAACTTGGTTTAGATATTCACCAAATCACAGAAGCTCTTAACAAGAAAAGTGGGCTTTTAGGAGTTTCAGGTGTTTCAAGCGATATGCGTGATGTATGTAAAGCAGCAGACGAAGGCAATAAACGTGCTATTTTCACACTTGAATTGTATGCACAAAAAATAGCTGATTTTACCGCTAATTATGCAAACAAAATTGGCAACAAATTAGATGCTATTGTTTTCACTGCTGGTGTTGGTGAAAACACTCCTTCAATGCGTCAAATGGTAGTTGATAAACTACATTTTGCAAAGATTAAATTAGATGACAAAAAGAATAATTCTAAAATTGAAGATTATGCTTTAATTTCTACAAAAGATAGCGAAATCAAAGTATATGTAATTAGAACAAATGAAGAATTATTAATTGCAAAACATGCAATAAATTTGTATAAATAA
- a CDS encoding phosphotransacetylase — protein sequence MKFTSLIEKRIKAMKTKKRIAFIDGDDSRALDTIKQLEQFPNVELTLLVETDVKSKTNVKFININKDKQKQNDLAQKYFELRKGKETIEQAQRNLKTRPFYAMMLLATGEVDGVVGGLNYATADILRAAFKAIGAREGVKTISSVMVVHNEKNTYFFSDISVNVKPDQKALVEIGLNAAQFAQSMGIEPKIAFLSFSTNYSAKTPESELVHNAVEEFNTIYQGTKAIGEIQLDAALDLEVRKAKYKLDYYKEPANTLIFPDLDAGNIGYKLAQRLGNYGAIGPIVVGTKKPVNDLSRGSSVKDVINTILITALQAEK from the coding sequence ATGAAATTTACATCTTTAATTGAAAAAAGAATTAAAGCAATGAAAACTAAAAAAAGAATTGCTTTTATAGATGGTGATGATAGTAGAGCACTAGATACCATTAAACAATTAGAACAATTTCCTAATGTTGAATTAACTTTATTAGTTGAAACTGATGTTAAGTCAAAAACCAATGTTAAGTTTATAAACATTAATAAAGATAAACAAAAACAAAATGATTTAGCTCAAAAATATTTTGAATTAAGAAAAGGCAAAGAAACAATTGAACAAGCTCAAAGAAACCTAAAAACAAGACCTTTCTATGCTATGATGCTTTTAGCTACAGGTGAAGTTGATGGGGTAGTTGGCGGACTTAATTATGCAACTGCAGATATCTTAAGAGCAGCTTTTAAAGCTATAGGCGCTAGAGAAGGAGTAAAAACTATTTCTTCAGTTATGGTAGTACATAACGAAAAAAATACTTACTTCTTCAGTGACATTTCAGTAAATGTTAAGCCTGATCAAAAAGCTTTAGTAGAAATTGGACTTAATGCTGCTCAATTTGCTCAAAGCATGGGGATAGAACCTAAAATAGCCTTCTTAAGTTTCTCAACTAACTATTCAGCAAAAACACCTGAAAGTGAATTAGTACACAATGCTGTTGAAGAATTCAATACCATTTATCAAGGTACTAAAGCTATTGGAGAAATTCAATTAGATGCTGCTTTAGATTTAGAAGTTAGAAAAGCTAAATATAAATTAGATTACTATAAAGAACCAGCAAATACTTTAATTTTCCCTGATTTAGATGCTGGAAATATAGGCTATAAATTAGCTCAAAGATTAGGAAATTATGGGGCAATTGGACCTATTGTTGTTGGTACTAAAAAACCAGTCAATGATCTTTCAAGAGGTTCAAGTGTAAAAGATGTAATTAATACAATTTTAATCACTGCATTGCAGGCAGAGAAATAG
- a CDS encoding bifunctional 5,10-methylenetetrahydrofolate dehydrogenase/5,10-methenyltetrahydrofolate cyclohydrolase: MKILDGKTLAQKRTKELIAQFKDIKEKLGRKPILSIIQVGDNPASTHYIKNKLKKAEELGVEAIHHHFPADIRQKDLLKKLDIINEKSDGIVIQLPLPKEFATQVILDSVRIEKDIDGLCTRNAFNFYNQADDFTLVPATAIGILDLLNSYNIKMIDKKAAVIGRSSLVGKPTAFLLKQEGCNVSTYNRNTGIKGVENADIIVVAAGEAKLLKKENIKEGAVVVDVGSNWIEVDGKKILHGDVDIETIPENYLSALAPVPGGVGPMTVISLFTNLAKSIIHIHRL, translated from the coding sequence ATGAAAATCTTAGATGGAAAAACTCTTGCTCAAAAAAGAACTAAAGAACTCATTGCACAATTTAAGGATATAAAGGAAAAGTTAGGCAGAAAACCAATTTTATCAATTATTCAAGTTGGCGATAATCCCGCATCTACTCACTACATCAAAAACAAATTAAAGAAGGCTGAAGAATTAGGAGTAGAAGCAATTCATCATCATTTTCCAGCTGATATTAGACAAAAAGATTTGCTTAAGAAATTAGACATTATTAATGAAAAATCTGATGGTATTGTTATTCAACTTCCTTTACCTAAAGAATTTGCCACACAAGTTATTTTAGATAGCGTTCGCATTGAAAAGGATATTGATGGTTTATGTACCAGAAATGCATTCAATTTCTACAATCAAGCGGATGACTTTACCTTAGTTCCAGCTACTGCTATTGGTATTTTAGATTTATTAAATAGCTACAATATCAAAATGATTGACAAAAAAGCTGCTGTTATTGGTCGTTCAAGTTTAGTTGGAAAACCTACAGCATTTCTATTAAAACAAGAAGGTTGCAATGTTTCTACCTACAATAGAAACACAGGCATTAAAGGTGTTGAAAATGCTGATATCATTGTAGTTGCTGCTGGTGAAGCCAAACTTCTTAAAAAAGAAAACATTAAAGAAGGTGCTGTTGTAGTTGATGTTGGATCAAACTGAATTGAAGTAGATGGCAAAAAAATTCTTCATGGTGATGTTGATATTGAAACAATACCTGAAAACTATTTAAGTGCTTTAGCCCCTGTTCCAGGTGGCGTTGGTCCAATGACAGTTATTTCACTTTTTACTAATTTAGCTAAATCAATAATACATATTCACAGATTATAA
- a CDS encoding valine--tRNA ligase has translation MELEKIYDHSSIESDIAKKWKEKKIFSKHDLSKKPFTILLPPPNVTGKLHIGHALDTYIQDTIIRYKKLSGYDVFYVAGMDHAGIATQSKVENTIYQKEGLNRHDLGREKFLKRVWEWKEEYAELFRKQWASLGLALDYERERFTLDVKSNEAVLKAFITLYKKGLIYHGTKAINWDPVLKTALSNIEVINKPTEQKMYYIKYPILNSNKYLTVATVRTETMLSDVAVIYNPKDKRYKDFKDIQIVHPLTKQIIPFVPDEYADMKFGSGLMKLSAHAEVDIDIIKKHKLQINETIDKDGLINCPKSQFHKLTRQEAREKIGQYLADNNLLVKVETITSNVGYSERSNTPVETLVMPQWFVKMDKLAQDILDHLKSKDAVNFYPKRFVNVIKKWMENIHDWTISRQLWWGHRIPAWYKDDKVKVQIESPGEGWVQDEDVLDTWFSSGIAPFSFLGWPKKTTLLKRYYPTSLLVTGYDIIFFWVARMYFFGLEFMKQKPFDRVLIHGLVRDQFGKKMSKSSNNGVDPIQVINENGSDALRWFMITNTSPGLDIRYSKEKITSAWGLCNKLWNIARYIQLLPEDKENKKTAADIWIHNKLVALKKRIDKAMQNYEFTIVGTELSKFIYNDFSSWYVELLKIMPNKKAALDNLKSLLLIAHPFLPFITDHLYKVLFNKELLAQEFPNLKNQKVENLEQIEQIISIVNILRKYREDNNISKKEVLYYDTNIKQNEFVKNSLKSLSNSEISENKDTLFVDGNINVYIKESAEQKNTYIAKLKEKIANLESEVKRSNNILSNQNFIAKAPTSKVEEEKQKLAKYQEELDKYKEELKWKS, from the coding sequence ATGGAGCTTGAAAAAATTTATGACCACTCTTCTATAGAGAGTGATATAGCAAAGAAATGAAAAGAAAAAAAGATATTTAGTAAACATGATTTAAGCAAAAAACCTTTTACAATTCTTTTACCTCCGCCGAATGTTACTGGTAAATTACATATTGGACATGCTTTAGATACATATATTCAGGATACAATAATTCGATACAAAAAATTAAGCGGTTATGATGTTTTTTATGTAGCCGGAATGGATCATGCTGGTATCGCAACTCAAAGCAAAGTTGAAAATACAATTTATCAAAAAGAAGGATTAAACAGACATGATTTAGGAAGAGAGAAATTTCTTAAACGTGTTTGAGAGTGAAAAGAAGAATATGCTGAATTGTTTAGAAAACAATGAGCATCGTTAGGTTTAGCTTTAGATTATGAAAGAGAAAGATTTACTTTAGATGTTAAAAGTAATGAAGCAGTTTTAAAAGCTTTTATTACCTTATACAAAAAGGGATTAATTTATCATGGCACTAAAGCAATAAACTGAGATCCAGTTTTAAAAACTGCTCTAAGTAACATTGAGGTTATTAATAAACCTACTGAACAAAAAATGTACTATATCAAGTATCCAATCTTGAATTCTAATAAATATTTAACAGTTGCCACAGTTAGAACTGAAACTATGCTTAGTGACGTTGCTGTTATTTACAATCCAAAAGACAAAAGATATAAAGATTTTAAAGACATTCAAATTGTTCATCCTTTAACTAAACAAATAATTCCATTTGTGCCTGATGAATATGCAGACATGAAATTTGGTAGTGGCTTAATGAAATTATCAGCTCATGCTGAAGTTGATATTGACATTATCAAAAAACACAAATTACAAATTAATGAAACTATTGATAAAGACGGTTTAATTAACTGTCCAAAAAGTCAATTCCACAAATTAACTCGTCAAGAAGCAAGAGAAAAAATTGGTCAATATTTAGCTGATAATAATTTATTAGTTAAAGTAGAAACCATTACTTCAAATGTTGGTTATTCAGAACGTTCAAATACTCCAGTTGAAACTCTTGTTATGCCACAATGATTTGTTAAAATGGACAAATTAGCTCAAGATATTTTAGACCACTTAAAATCAAAAGATGCAGTTAACTTTTATCCAAAAAGATTTGTTAATGTTATCAAAAAATGAATGGAAAACATTCATGACTGAACAATAAGTAGACAACTTTGATGAGGTCATAGAATTCCTGCTTGATATAAAGATGACAAAGTTAAGGTACAAATTGAATCACCTGGCGAAGGTTGAGTTCAAGATGAAGATGTTCTTGATACTTGATTTAGTAGTGGTATAGCTCCATTCTCATTTTTAGGTTGACCTAAGAAAACAACTCTTTTAAAAAGATATTATCCAACCTCACTTTTAGTAACTGGTTATGACATTATCTTTTTTTGAGTTGCTAGAATGTATTTTTTTGGATTAGAATTCATGAAACAAAAACCTTTTGATAGAGTATTAATTCATGGCCTTGTTAGAGACCAATTTGGTAAAAAAATGTCTAAATCATCAAACAATGGTGTTGATCCAATTCAAGTTATAAATGAAAATGGTTCTGATGCTTTAAGATGATTTATGATTACTAACACAAGCCCTGGTTTAGATATTCGTTACTCAAAAGAAAAAATAACTTCAGCTTGAGGATTATGTAATAAATTATGAAATATTGCTCGTTATATTCAATTATTACCTGAAGATAAAGAAAATAAAAAAACAGCTGCTGACATTTGAATTCATAATAAATTAGTTGCTCTTAAAAAGAGAATTGATAAGGCGATGCAAAATTATGAATTCACAATTGTTGGTACAGAATTGTCTAAATTTATTTACAATGATTTTTCTTCATGATATGTTGAATTGTTAAAAATAATGCCAAATAAAAAAGCTGCTTTAGATAACCTAAAATCATTACTTTTAATAGCTCATCCATTTTTACCTTTTATTACTGATCACTTATATAAAGTACTATTTAACAAAGAATTATTAGCTCAAGAATTTCCAAACTTAAAGAATCAAAAAGTTGAAAATCTTGAACAAATTGAACAAATAATTTCTATTGTAAATATACTTAGAAAATATCGTGAAGACAATAATATTAGTAAAAAAGAAGTGCTTTATTATGACACTAATATTAAACAAAATGAGTTTGTTAAAAATTCACTAAAATCACTATCAAACAGTGAAATTAGTGAAAATAAAGACACTTTATTTGTTGATGGAAATATTAATGTTTATATTAAAGAATCAGCCGAGCAAAAAAACACTTACATTGCTAAATTAAAAGAGAAAATAGCTAATTTAGAAAGCGAAGTTAAACGTTCAAACAATATTTTAAGTAATCAAAACTTTATAGCTAAAGCACCTACATCTAAAGTTGAAGAAGAAAAACAAAAACTAGCTAAATATCAAGAAGAATTAGACAAATACAAGGAGGAGTTAAAATGAAAATCTTAG
- a CDS encoding YwaF family protein → MDTMSKFYLKFNTEFANGRPEAFSAFHLTFLATFLILGIILCVALRNRKEWTVKLTIGLLFFIIVFMELLKQMLWAGKAVKNTAGEYKWKWDYHQNLYPVVICSLPLYFVPLYLFLRKKTKFKEIITDFLAYITIYGGAFIMIFWPGDVFHEVILISIHTMMYHGCMLAIGMILVVNNWAKYKKGMFIVNSFVIFTILWSLAVIGNEIVYQTAKNNLEWFPNYLPDFFLMSHRQEISFVKMFENILHINGSKNYYVATLLYLIFNFVLGYAIHGIFWFIGWITRVCENKYKK, encoded by the coding sequence ATGGATACAATGTCAAAATTTTATTTAAAATTTAATACTGAATTTGCAAATGGAAGACCAGAAGCTTTTAGCGCATTCCACTTGACATTTTTAGCAACATTTCTTATTTTAGGCATCATTTTATGTGTTGCTTTAAGAAATAGAAAAGAATGAACAGTTAAATTAACTATTGGACTTTTATTCTTTATTATAGTCTTTATGGAATTATTGAAACAAATGTTATGAGCAGGAAAAGCTGTCAAAAATACAGCAGGAGAATATAAATGGAAATGAGATTATCATCAAAACCTTTATCCAGTTGTTATATGTTCACTTCCTTTATATTTTGTACCTCTTTATTTGTTTTTAAGAAAGAAAACTAAATTTAAAGAAATCATAACTGACTTTTTAGCTTACATAACAATTTATGGTGGAGCATTCATTATGATTTTTTGACCAGGCGATGTATTTCATGAAGTTATACTAATTTCAATCCATACAATGATGTATCATGGCTGCATGTTAGCTATCGGTATGATTTTAGTTGTTAATAATTGAGCAAAATACAAAAAGGGAATGTTTATTGTTAATAGTTTTGTTATCTTTACAATTTTATGGTCACTTGCAGTTATAGGGAATGAAATTGTTTATCAAACAGCTAAAAATAACTTAGAATGATTCCCTAATTATTTACCTGACTTCTTTTTAATGAGTCATCGTCAAGAGATTTCATTTGTTAAAATGTTTGAAAATATTTTACATATTAACGGAAGCAAAAATTATTATGTAGCTACATTGTTATATTTAATATTTAATTTTGTTTTAGGTTATGCAATTCATGGAATTTTCTGATTCATTGGTTGAATCACAAGAGTTTGTGAAAACAAATACAAAAAATAA